ATTAATGATAAATCGTAAACAGACCCTTTTGAGCTTACTTCAGTTTGCGAGCCGCGAATACCGACATTTAACATGTACGGCATTTTTGCAAGGGTACTTTCGAGCGTCACTTGCGCATATGCAGTCAAGACTTCTTCGGTTACCTCATAAGTACCTGATGAATTAAGCGATGCAACGATACTTTTATCAGTTGCTTCAGCATTAATTGAACGATAGTAAGCAAGTAACTTATCGTAATCAAAACTTGGCCAAGGCTCAGGTGTAATACTACTTTCGCCTTCTAAGAAGTTATCGAAATTGGCCTCAACAAACACATCGCTTGGAATTTCAAATAGGTTAAAGTCACCTACATTCACAACAGTGCTGTCATCAAATTCATAACCATCGCGTTCTAAATATTGACCACCATTACTAAATTGGCTGGCATTTTTTGATGCATATTCAAGTTGGCTCTTAGTTTGCTCAAGATAAGTTAAACCAAAGTCGATACGGGTCACCAAATCACTTTCAGGCACAAACGTACCTGTGAACTTAAAGTCATTAACCGTGTCTTCAACACCTGTACCTGTGTTACGGCTATAGTGAGCTCCGTAAGATTGATCCGCAGTCAAGCCTGGCGATAAGGTAACATCTGGCAGCATGTTGCCAGTGTTGTAATCAATACCTATAGAGTCAATAAAACCACGCGCTACAATAAAGCGGTTATCACCACCGTTTTCGTTTTTCGCTTTTGAATGAGCAACATCCATAGCCAGTGTTAGGCCATCCATTGGATACCATTTTGCATTAAGGGCAAACTGATAAGTATCAGTTTTACGTGGATTCGTTAAGTTGAGTAACTCCACCATAGTGTTACCGGTTTGCGTCATGGAAACAACTCGACCTGTGTCATCAAATTCTGCATCGGTAAAGACTGGCGTGCCTGGCGTCCAGCTTTCATCGTAGTTAACAAAACCGATTTGATAGCGATGACCATCGGTGTTGTAACGTGAATAAAGGGCATCGAAGTTAATATCGAGGGTATCAGTTGGGCGCCACTGCATTGCTAACGTCGCACCGACGCGTTCACGCACATCCTGCGCGTTGGCAAAATACATGTAACTCGGGATTTTTGAGGCAAATATTTCACTTTGCCCATCAATTTCTCCGTTGCCATTCATGTCGACTGGCACACCCGCGCTGTCTGCCCCCCAACCTTCTTCTTCATCAAAAAAGCCGCTTGCTGAGTAAGTATCTGCACGTAAGGTTTTCTTTGAATAAGCACCAGAGAAAAGCACACCAAAGGTATCGTCATTAAAATTGTCACCTATGATGAACGAAGCATGCGGGTGTACATCGCCGGTTCGCGATTCATAAATCCCTTTTGCAGAAGCACTCAAAGTAAAGCCATCTTGATCTAATGGTTTACGAGTTTCGATATCAACAACCGCACCAATGCCCCCTTCAATTAAACGTGCTTCTGGCGACTTATAAACCTGAAGCGCTCCCACTAACTCTGAGGCAATTGTGTCAAAGTTAAAGTCACGTCCTGAGTTTTCAGAAGCCAGTTTACGACCATTCAAAGTGGTAATGTTGTAGCCGCCACCTAAGCCACGCACGAGGATATTTTGCCCTTCCCCCCCATTACGAGTAATCGTAATTCCTGGAATACGCTGTAATGCCTCGGCTAAATTTTCATCAGGGAACTTACCGATGTCATCTGCAACAACAACATCTACTACTGTCGTTGCTTCCTTCTTTCGAAAGTTTGATTCTTTAATACTGCTACGGATCCCTGTGACCTCAATAACCTCAACATCTTCTTCGGCCTTACTATCGTTTTCTTGTTGTTGAGCAGTTGTGGCGAAACTGACTGATGAAGCCAGAATTGAGCTTATCAGCACACTCAAATATTTTTTTCTAGTTGTTGTTGCCATGATGATTTCCTGTTTTTAAATGTTCAGATTTCTTCACCATAAAAATGGTAATGAGTAA
The nucleotide sequence above comes from Pseudoalteromonas shioyasakiensis. Encoded proteins:
- a CDS encoding TonB-dependent receptor; protein product: MATTTRKKYLSVLISSILASSVSFATTAQQQENDSKAEEDVEVIEVTGIRSSIKESNFRKKEATTVVDVVVADDIGKFPDENLAEALQRIPGITITRNGGEGQNILVRGLGGGYNITTLNGRKLASENSGRDFNFDTIASELVGALQVYKSPEARLIEGGIGAVVDIETRKPLDQDGFTLSASAKGIYESRTGDVHPHASFIIGDNFNDDTFGVLFSGAYSKKTLRADTYSASGFFDEEEGWGADSAGVPVDMNGNGEIDGQSEIFASKIPSYMYFANAQDVRERVGATLAMQWRPTDTLDINFDALYSRYNTDGHRYQIGFVNYDESWTPGTPVFTDAEFDDTGRVVSMTQTGNTMVELLNLTNPRKTDTYQFALNAKWYPMDGLTLAMDVAHSKAKNENGGDNRFIVARGFIDSIGIDYNTGNMLPDVTLSPGLTADQSYGAHYSRNTGTGVEDTVNDFKFTGTFVPESDLVTRIDFGLTYLEQTKSQLEYASKNASQFSNGGQYLERDGYEFDDSTVVNVGDFNLFEIPSDVFVEANFDNFLEGESSITPEPWPSFDYDKLLAYYRSINAEATDKSIVASLNSSGTYEVTEEVLTAYAQVTLESTLAKMPYMLNVGIRGSQTEVSSKGSVYDLSLIDLQDDGKPLENGWRETVEQSFKGDYSNILPSMNFKLSITDDLIYRFSAAQVISRPSLGYLRPWLAPNFDTYREGLPQLSMGDSSLTPEEANQADMTLEWYFEDSSSLSGGVFVKDLKSFIDYVESPVEIEGVRYFASYPGKSKYGATIKGAEFAYQQSLENLLPEPFNGLGFQLNYTYVDSSYDEPELKESGLPFRGMSKNSYNAVVYYEQYGFQARLAYNWRSKFLSDPDAWGGPYWISDYGQLDASMSYNISDQFTVFAEATNLTNERYWGYTKRTDQVSYLERFGTQVALGVRASF